The genomic region TACAAATCGACATGGAGGCTTTGGTTTTAGGCCGCATTACAATGCCTCTGGAATATTTCGGACTGAATCCATTCTGTACAGTGATAAAGCGCTTGATAAGTTTTTTCTGATTTCTGTCTGCCGAATCTGTGTAAGAGATCTTTAACTTCAGATTGCAGGAAGATTAAGCAATTTTCCAATATCTTGGCAATCTATGTTCCCAACAATGTGCTGATCCGCGCCGGAGTCGCTTTGCGGTGTCCCAGCACAATGTGACGCGGTCAAGTAAAAAACTGGACAACTCAGTTAAGCAACTTTCTTTACATTTTCAATTTCTACCTCATATTGATTTGGGCTCTTGTACCCCAAGTATGAGTGCAGTCGATGACTGTTATAAAACATGGAAATATACTGCAACACATCTTGCTGAGCTGAGAAACGAGTTTGATAATGGCACCAGTGGATTCGCTCCTGTTTGAGGCTGCCGAAAAAGCTTTCTGCTACAGCATTGTCGTAACAATTACCAGTACGGCTCATGCTGCCAATAAGACCATGTATCTTCAGAAGGTTTCGGTGTTGTCGGCTGGCATATTGCGATCCGCGATCCGAATGCACAATCAGTCCTCTTTGTGGTTGACGCCTCCGGATAGCCATTCTTAATGCATCACAAACCAGTCTGGCCTTCATTCTTGGACTCATACTCCAGCCGACCACTTTCCTGGAAAATAAATCAATGATCACAGCCAGATACAGTCAGCCTTCTCGAGTCCAAATGTAGGTTATGTCGCCAACGTAGACTTGATTGGGGGCTGCAACATCAAACTGCCGATTCAGCTTGTTCTCAAATACCGGCTGTTTGTGATCGCTATGGGTTGTCACTTTGTATTTCCTGCGATGCTTGACTTGCACACCGGCTTCCCGCATCAGGCGTCGAGCTTTCCAGCGACCAATCGGATAACCCAGCGCATTCAGCGCTTTTCCGATTCTGCGGCTGCCATAACTATAATTGCTGGATTTTGCTATATCCCGCACCGCTTCAAGTTTTTCCTCGTGATGCTGGCGTTCAGAACAATTATCAACGCACCGAACGTAATCATAGTAGGCGCTACGACTTACACCCATGAGTTGGCACATCAAGCCAACAGGATAGGTCTTTTTCCTTTGGCTAATGAACGAATACTTCATTTCGTTTCTTTCGCGAAAAAGACCGTCGCTTCCTTTAGTATTTCCCTCTCCAGCTTGAGCTGCTTGATTTGCGCTTTCAACTGCCGGATTTCTTCCTGCTCTGGCGTCAGCTTCCCATTACCACGGAATGACTGATCAGCATCATCTGCTTGGTATTCCCTGATCCACCTCCTCAACATATTAGGCGTGATCTCAAGGTTTCGAGATACTTCTGACGTCGTGTGATCCTGATCCAATACCAGACTCATAGCATCTAATTTAAATTCTTTTGTATATTGTTTTCTCGTTACCATTTCTTCCTCCGGTAATCCCCCCATTATTAACCGAAGTTAAAAGTAGAGGTTAATGCGCTAACTGAGCGAGCTTTTGTTTTGGTGTTATTCCTCCAATGGCCGTATTAGGCTGTTCATGATTATAGGTCCACAACCATTTTGTTGCATAGTCCTGAACTTCGGCGATTGACTCAAAGCAGTGCTGGCTTAACCAGTCATAACGTACGGTTCTGTTGTAACGTTCAATGTAGGCGTTTTGCTGAGGTTTGCCGGGCTGTATGAATTCCAGTTGTATGCCGTTCTTTGCCGCCCAGGCAGAGAGTAAGCCGCTGATGTACTCAGGGCCGTTGTCACAGCGAATCCGCTTTGGCTTGCCGCGCCATTCGATCAGGCGATCCAGCGTGCGTATGACGCGCCCTGCAGGTAAGGAGAAATCCACCTCTATTCCCAATCCTTCACGATTGCAGTCGTCCAGTATATTGAGTAACCGAAAGCTGCGGCCATCTTCCAATTGGTCATACATGAAATCCATTGACCAGGTTTCATTGATGGTTAACGGTACCGCCAGCACTTCCGGCTTGTCACGTTTGAGCCGCTTTCTCGGCTTGATCCGCATGTTCAGTTCCAACTCCCGGTAAATACGATAAACACGCTTGTGGTTCCAGAAAAAACCTTTTACATTGCGTAAGTACAGAAAGCATAAACCAAACCCCCAGTTTCGCTGATTGTGCGTCAACCGCAGCAGCCAATCGGCAATGATACGGTTATCAGCATTGAGCCTGGCTTGATAACGGTAACATGTTTCGCTGATATCATAGATCTCACACGCCAGGCGGATACTGATCCTTTTTTGCTTAACAACCTGTTTAGCCATGTCGCGCCGCTGCCAGGGCGCTACCACTTTTTTTCGAGGGCTTCCTTACGTAGCTCGGATTTTAACCGTTCCTCAGCATACATCTTTTTCAACCAGCGATTCTCTTCTTCAAGTTCCTTGAGTCGGGCTATCATTGATGCATCCATACCGCCGTATTTGCTGCGCCATTTGTAAAATGTCGCATTACTCATACCGTGTTCACGGCACAATTCAGGCACCGGCACTCCTCCCTCGGCCTGTTTGAGTATCGCCATGATCTGGCTGTCACTGAATTTCGATTTCTTCATTGCAGAATCTCCTGTCTATATAAATTACAAGAAAATTCTACTTCTGACTCCTGTTATTTTCTGGGGGGATTACCCTCCCGTTAAGCTATTTTCTCTTAACTGGACTGTCCGGTTTCATTAAACCAGGTCAATGTAACCGATAGTTAATTTGAAAGAATTTTTAAGTACCCGCTTTTCTCTTATTCGTAAGAAATGACCGTAGCTCTATCAGATATCGCGCCTTGAATTTAATCCATGATTGAGGCATTGCGAAACCTGTCTTACTGCTTTATTCGGAAAGGTTGATACGCTTGGTCGACTTCATCTGCGCACTGCGCGACAAATAGCCTAAATAACAGCCTGCCAGCACCCCTAAAATCCAGCTGAGAACAACGAGAGCAGGCATTAAATGTGAATCGTTTGTATCGCGAAATCGGCTGATCAATACCCCCAGCGGTGCCGCACCTACCACTATGAAAGCGCAAATTCCCAGTGCGCCTTTACTCCATCGGTACACCGCGTATGATAACAACAGAAAAGGTGATGCCATGATTAGTTGAATAGGCCAGGAAATACCACTCCAAAGTAACCCAAAACCAATAAATGACAATAGAAAACCACTGACAAGTGCGCAAAAAATAATGAATATATCGTGCCAGAAATTGCGGGTATGCAGTTCTTTTTTCATCTTAAACACTCATTATTTCCAAACACATTGTTAAATGATTCAGCATGCGCACTTGTTCAACATCGATAACACTATCTTAAAATTAACTTTTCCGGAAATTATAATGCCAAGTGTCAATCATTCAATACAACCGCATTGATAATCCGGTTGATCTCAACAACTTGAGAAAACTTTAAGCTATATCGAGAACCTATAATGAATTCAAATTAAAATGCTATACTCGCAAAGCCATTGTAAGCTTGAGAAGGAAGAGGATCAATTTAAATTATAGTTAGATTCTGAATGAGAAAACTTAACAAAATATGTGGCTATTTCTTCTGTTCCCGTTATTACGTCTACAAAATTTCATAGAATGCTGACAACCGTTGTAATCGCATCGATCAATCATGTTTTACGCAGTGAAAGCTGGGCATCCAGGCGATTGCAATCTTTTACCGGGCAAACAGTCTGCATTCGGACTTCTCCCTTAATTAATCTCAAAATGCTGATCAACACAGCGGGTGAATTACAGAAAGTTGATGATTCTATAAATGCAGATGCAACATTGACATTATCTCCGTTAATGTTGCCTGGATTGTTGACCCGCGAACTGAATGCATTTGCGCAGATAAAAACGGCCGGCAATCCGGTCTTGGTTGAGGAACTGATTAATATCGGTCAGCATATCGACCTTAAAGCAATCGTTGAGCACGATCTTAGCAATGCAATCGGAGACATACCAGCGCATCGAGTCGCTCATGCAGGCGAACATCTGATGCAATGGCAAACAAAAAACATTGATCGCTTTTCTCAGACATTGATCGAATATTTAACTGAAGAAAATGTTTTTCTAATCAAGCCAGACACAGTCCATCGATTTGCAGAAGAGATCAATTGCGTGCAGCTTGATATTGATCAACTGGAACGAAGGTTAAATAAATTGGCGCAACATAGCACCTTCGCAAATGAATAGAGAACGCTATGAAGCGCATTCCCATCACCAAATGACACCGCAGAGTAAATAATAATACCTGAAGAAGTATCCTACTAACCTTTTTAACACAATTCACCCCTACCGATTATAGATTTACTCATGCGCCTATTTCGACTTCTAAAAATACAATACGTCGCTTTCCAATTCGGATTGGATGAATTTGTCTTAAATCATAGCCGCCTGCGGGTGTTAAGAATTGTTGTAAAGACCTTAACCTTCTGGAGAAAGCTGGATAAGCCGCGTGGAGAGAGATTACGGTTGGCTTTAGAAAAATTGGGCCCTATTTTTGTTAAATTTGGCCAGATGCTGTCCACCCGGCGCGATCTTTTGCCTCACGATATCGCCGATGAATTGGCTAAACTGCAAGATCAGGTTCCCCCGTTTCCTTTACCGCTCGTATTAGCAGCATTAGAAAAAGAATATGATCAAAAGATCAGTGAAGTATTTTTCGAATTTAGTGACATCCCGATAGCTAGCGCATCTGTTGCACAAGTCCATTTTGCAGTCTTGCACGATGGAACCGAAGTAGCGGTAAAAATATTACGTCCTAATTTGGAACCCATTATCATGCACGATGTTGCATTGATGGATACAGGCGCCTGGCTGGCAGAAGCACTCTGGTCGGACGGCAAGCGTCTAAAATTACGGCAGGTCGTTTCAGAATTCGCCCGCCATTTGGATGATGAGCTTGATCTGATGCGTGAAGCAGCCAACTGCAGCCAATTACGCAGAAATTTCCTGAATTCTCCATTGTTGCTGGTACCCGAAGTCTACTGGGATTATTGCCGCAATGGTGTAATGGTGATGGAACGTGTTAAAGGTACCCCTATCAGTCATGTTGAAAGATTGCAGGCCCAAGGAATCGATATCCCGCAATTGGCACGCGTTGGAGTGGAAATATTTTTTACTCAAGTATTTCGCGATGGATATTTCCATGCCGATATGCATCCTGGAAATATCTTTGTGGGTCAAGATAGCCGGTATATTGCGGTTGATTTCGGCATCATGGGAACACTCAGCGATCAAGATAAAAATTATTTGGCACAAAACTTTCTGGCCTTCTTCCGCCGGGATTACGGGCGCGTCGCACAAGCTCATGTAGAAGCCGGCTGGGCACCTAAAAATACCCGGGTAGACGATTTTGAATCTGCCATACGGGCTGTTTGCGAACCCATCTTCGACAAGCCGCTGAAAGAAATATCCTTTGGGCGGGTTTTGTTTCAGTTGTTTCAAGCCTCGCGGCAATTCAATGTCGAAATCCAACCTCAACTGGTGTTACTGCAAAAAACATTGCTCAATATTGAAGGCCTTGGCCGTGATCTGGATCCGAATCTGGACCTCTGGAAAACCGCCAAACCGTTTCTAGAGCATTGGATGGCTGAGCAAATCGGCTTGCGTGGATTTGCCAGTCGAATACAAAAAGAAGCCCCGAACTGGGCGATTATCCTGCCGGAATTTCCTCGCCTGATACATCAAGCTTTTGCAGAAAACCGCAATCATGCTTTGGAAAAAAGAATGACCGACCTGGTCATCGAAGAAAAACGGCAAAACCGGTTGCTGTTGCTGATTGCAATCTTGCTGGCTGGATTGCTGTTCTGGCAAATATTTCACTGATTCGCTTTAATTCAATATTTCTTCGCGGAGAAAAGCATTCTTCCCGTTAAAACAGTCTTTGCCAGCATAAGTACCCTGCACATCATCAATCCGGTTTTAACAAAAAGAAATACGTTAAACTAGCAACTTATTTTTCTAACCTCATTATTCATTCTTATGAGCTATTATCAATACCATGTTTTTTTCTGCACCAACCAACGTGACGGGGGTGCAAAATGCTGCAATAATTTCTGCGCCCAGGAACTGCGTGACTACGCCAAGCAGCGCATCAAATCGCTAAAACTCGATGGTAAGAAAAGAATCCGTATTAATAATGCGGGCTGCCTTGATCGCTGCAATGAAGGTCCCGTTATTGTGATTTATCCGGAGGAAACCTGGTATACCTATATCGATCAAGAAGATATTGATGAAATCATCGATGAGCACTTGCTCAAGGGAAATATTGTCGAGCGTCTTAGAATCTGATTTACTGCATCCCAATGAATGCTCACTTCCATCCAGGAGGCTTTATTGGTACGGGATCCGCTCTCCAGGTATGAAGTTACTGCAACAATAACAAAATCTACGCGTCATCATTGTACATTCTCATCTACTATTCAGTATCGCCCCGCTCGGAATAACAACATTATCCAAACCATCGCTAGAACTGCCCCAACACAAGTTTTTATGCCACTCAATTGAGTTTTATACTCGTCTCATCGAGTCAAAAAAATCAGAATTATTTTTGGTCCCTTTGATTTTATCTAACAAAAACGCCATTGCATCCATATCATCCATTGGATGCAGTAACTTACGCAGCACCCAGATTTTCTGCAGAACTTCGGCGGCAATCAATAATTCTTCACGGCGCGTGCTTGATCGATTCACGTTAATTGCAGGATATATCCGTTTCTCAGCCATACGGCGATCAAGATGGATTTCCATATTGCCGGTACCTTTAAATTCCTCATATATCACATCATCCATTCGTGAACCGGTATCAATCAGGGCAGT from Nitrosomonas ureae harbors:
- a CDS encoding (2Fe-2S) ferredoxin domain-containing protein; this encodes MSYYQYHVFFCTNQRDGGAKCCNNFCAQELRDYAKQRIKSLKLDGKKRIRINNAGCLDRCNEGPVIVIYPEETWYTYIDQEDIDEIIDEHLLKGNIVERLRI
- a CDS encoding lysophosphatidic acid receptor yields the protein MKKELHTRNFWHDIFIIFCALVSGFLLSFIGFGLLWSGISWPIQLIMASPFLLLSYAVYRWSKGALGICAFIVVGAAPLGVLISRFRDTNDSHLMPALVVLSWILGVLAGCYLGYLSRSAQMKSTKRINLSE
- a CDS encoding ubiquinone biosynthesis accessory factor UbiJ; this translates as MLTTVVIASINHVLRSESWASRRLQSFTGQTVCIRTSPLINLKMLINTAGELQKVDDSINADATLTLSPLMLPGLLTRELNAFAQIKTAGNPVLVEELINIGQHIDLKAIVEHDLSNAIGDIPAHRVAHAGEHLMQWQTKNIDRFSQTLIEYLTEENVFLIKPDTVHRFAEEINCVQLDIDQLERRLNKLAQHSTFANE
- a CDS encoding IS3 family transposase (programmed frameshift), with product MKKSKFSDSQIMAILKQAEGGVPVPELCREHGMSNATFYKWRSKYGGMDASMIARLKELEEENRWLKKMYAEERLKSELRKEALEKKLVAPWQRRDMAKQVVKQKRISIRLACEIYDISETCYRYQARLNADNRIIADWLLRLTHNQRNWGFGLCFLYLRNVKGFFWNHKRVYRIYRELELNMRIKPRKRLKRDKPEVLAVPLTINETWSMDFMYDQLEDGRSFRLLNILDDCNREGLGIEVDFSLPAGRVIRTLDRLIEWRGKPKRIRCDNGPEYISGLLSAWAAKNGIQLEFIQPGKPQQNAYIERYNRTVRYDWLSQHCFESIAEVQDYATKWLWTYNHEQPNTAIGGITPKQKLAQLAH
- the ubiB gene encoding ubiquinone biosynthesis regulatory protein kinase UbiB, producing the protein MRLFRLLKIQYVAFQFGLDEFVLNHSRLRVLRIVVKTLTFWRKLDKPRGERLRLALEKLGPIFVKFGQMLSTRRDLLPHDIADELAKLQDQVPPFPLPLVLAALEKEYDQKISEVFFEFSDIPIASASVAQVHFAVLHDGTEVAVKILRPNLEPIIMHDVALMDTGAWLAEALWSDGKRLKLRQVVSEFARHLDDELDLMREAANCSQLRRNFLNSPLLLVPEVYWDYCRNGVMVMERVKGTPISHVERLQAQGIDIPQLARVGVEIFFTQVFRDGYFHADMHPGNIFVGQDSRYIAVDFGIMGTLSDQDKNYLAQNFLAFFRRDYGRVAQAHVEAGWAPKNTRVDDFESAIRAVCEPIFDKPLKEISFGRVLFQLFQASRQFNVEIQPQLVLLQKTLLNIEGLGRDLDPNLDLWKTAKPFLEHWMAEQIGLRGFASRIQKEAPNWAIILPEFPRLIHQAFAENRNHALEKRMTDLVIEEKRQNRLLLLIAILLAGLLFWQIFH